In Rhizoctonia solani chromosome 7, complete sequence, one DNA window encodes the following:
- a CDS encoding kinase D-interacting substrate, translating to MLPHTKNQTRQKGKGSIQPGNPHGSNGPVSGQQQLGESVTVEDPQVWTLALTALEQVTLEGRTANEQDIHRETEIAQYRKGYAVLRFVGQGAVQGVVQIDQDPNHRANPRPLNKEHLAQLTSAIATNGVIGDRQTPVRVRAPPAGLDPTLEQQMKAVDITNPASPIPTLQLIRENPDREEQLERELFALSDGNRLLSQEEVTERKVQLAQLRKGRKLAYLLNGNHRISAMIAACEPLVSAALYLAMCERNRTEDFDAKTEWENLTALVSKATYVVEVFDYNTPPHVIAWLSENEQAQPQYSPLAGETLWSLVQSQETTTAIMIKEGKALSREDAIAKINTLRYLQQASKLLDPNQTNPLGQSSKLSTRRRGISLGDKECLELMSYPTTMEMVCDTRMALCVYNNRITNSHADALRSDQGAAFVAHVWMGMRLLNTLANTTLGTGLSESEDLVASFDIQNITPTGLEESSTLFSNLISKPQEVPALLSYWEPSGHSIFEELLAKHIYGKGLSVCKGDYYNPTFVCALRRTYFELGIRLCKRSEGDEKGKRLGVATSLYALLPIWRLGTVMNQPAFYPAAILPCKTVYSAYEKSIKSTGETVANWTIELLLDRFQLPWTAGSTTPGKSCQSSNLGPMEARLSTALNFLEDSRLDAAIHAINETRKDDNSQKLVAGFTAQELCIACHAMKTGVVNHPILSRIMPRIGSSHGTLGEVQKKLIEARKGVKSFLLDSNQTVGQLYSAHPILNLIPQDYFVAWNPREWAQGWNDDDRKLIGTATALIGWFLISKELRLSILPTVFSSLPQSRFLLHMIRRLHSLGERIPWWDGAPGFIEDSPNITQAYAPGNTQPENNPSQDRFRRGKRNQPPTKLTTITGSSAGAFEFGSSPSTTVHPNMAGKKSNKVLNNDLGMSPVSPQAAFLTSDCEENRTLQKEDNGNSMGQYNKHGKNCLTSAAFSDSINPGHVLVGRPTLLEGGIDSAFACQDHSIPTSLAAVNSATRKLDSMEEVIEMLMKERQNLRRSLSIVCHTASKGLERFPYAPEYAVSALPYLIQMCKDAFISRIAVILAEHWGEADPVPGAGMLDALAIAATDGLYDSDLFTIDSQGKIQLNLKRTYPMGIQSELEQSQYAVNFKNPVGGGDPIDLNSAWERMSQFIPTQGYGRTISEASSRGVEGLFATVANESLANKPQFRTFASPAIDAEDTPRFDDNMPNLHGLRDRIRELLSKSKESLAEHLSFDVVTPHLHTMVHNYHPSISTGVYNGYVTPNTPPIVQSAAEAFQLEANSRWADIVQSRLEVYPPPSTHQLSNRPPASIAMDNFELGCSVSTPQRNSKRAIKTQVGPFSPLPSARSFSPPFSMSQSSVMLSPELSHIQQLGSPTTSDALIPESLNHLAPYTLSSPTLPYSQVKRMIGERSLTPPTPNTTPPQPQNQRKRVRRGSTTISQGMSRKYVRVGSAESSLES from the exons ATGTTGCCTCATACAAAGAATCAAACAAGgcaaaaaggaaaaggatcCATTCAGCCAGGCAATCCTCATGGTTCAAACGGCCCTGTCTCTGGTCAGCAGCAGCTGGGAGAAAGCGTGACA GTTGAAGACCCCCAAGTATGGACTCTTGCATTGACTGCGTTGGAGCAAGTGACGTTAGAGGGTCGGACCGCCAATGAACAAGATATTCATCGTGAAACGGAGATTGCACAGTATCGGAAGGGATATGCGGTACTTCGATTTGTTGGTCAAGGAGCTGTCCAGGGGGTCGTTCAAATTGACCAAGATCCAAATCACCGAGCCAACCCCCGCCCTCTTAACAAAGAGCACCTTGCCCAGCTAACATCAGCAATTGCGACTAATGGAGTTATTGGAGACCGACAAACCCCGGTACGAGTGAGGGCTCCCCCGGCAGGGCTAGATCCAACGCTTGAACAGCAAATGAAGGCCGTTGACATTACCAACCCGGCATCTCCTATCCCAACTTTACAGCTAATCCGAGAAAATCCAGACAGAGAAGAACAGCTTGAGCGGGAGCTTTTTGCACTATCGGACGGAAATCGACTCTTGAGTCAAGAGGAGGTTACTGAGCGGAAGGTCCAGCTCGCGCAGCTTCGGAAAGGGCGAAAGTTAGCGTACTTGTTGAATGGAAACCACCGTATTAGTGCTATGATTGCTGCATGCGAACCACTGGTCAGTGCAGCACTGTATCTAGCAATGTGCGAGCGGAATAGGACGGAGGATTTTGATGCAAAAACGGAGTGGGAAAATCTCACAGCGTTAGTCTCAAAGGCAACATATGTGGTGGAGGTATTTGATT ACAATACGCCTCCACACGTAATCGCTTGGCTTTCCGAGAACGAGCAGGCACAACCCCAATACTCGCCTCTAGCTGGAGAGACATTGTGGTCACTTGTTCAGTCACAGGAAACTACGACCGCAATCATGATAAAGGAAGGAAAGGCACTCAGTCGGGAGGATGCTATTGCAAAAATCAACACTTTACGGTATCTCCAGCAAGCGTCGAAGCTTTTAGATCCCAATCAGACAAACCCACTTGGTCAATCGTCAAAACTCTCAACGCGCCGGCGCGGTATTTCACTTGGAGATAAGGAGTGCCTGGAGCTCATGTCTTACCCAACCACCATGGAGATGGTCTGCGACACCCGTATGGCCTTATGCGTATATAATAATCGTATCACCAATTCGCATGCCGACGCATTGAGATCAGATCAAGGAGCTGCTTTCGTGGCTCACGTATGGATGGGGATGCGCCTGCTGAACACA CTTGCCAATACAACGCTTGGGACAGGATTGTCAGAATCGGAAGACTTGGTGGCTTCATTTGACATCCAGAATATAACGCCGACTGGCTTAGAGGAGTCAAGCACCTTGTTCTCCAATCTGATATCGAAGCCGCAAGAGGTGCCAGCTTTATTGTCCTACTGGGAGCCAAGCGGTCACTCCATTTTTGAGGAGTTACTGGCAAAGCATATTTATGGGAAAGGCCTATCAGTTTGCAAAGGTGACTATTATAATCCAACGTTCGTATGCGCACTACGACGCACCTACTTTGAGCTTGGCATTCGGCTGTGTAAAAGGAGTGAAGGAGATGAGAAAGGAAAGCGTCTTGGCGTTGCAACTTCATTGTATGCGCTTCTCCCAATCTGGAGGTTAGGCACTGTCATGAACCAGCCAGCATTTTATCCTGCTGCCATTCTCCCATGCAAAACTGTGTACTCGGCCTACGAAAAAAGCATCAAGTCAACCGGAGAGACTGTTGCAAACTGGACG ATTGAACTTCTACTTGATCGTTTTCAATTGCCCTGGACAGCTGGTTCAACAACCCCAGGCAAGAGTTGTCA GAGCTCAAACCTTGGACCAATGGAGGCACGTTTATCCACA GCCCTTAACTTTCTTGAAGACTCTCGTCTGGATGCGGCTATTCATGCTATCAATGAAACACGAAAAGACGACAATAGTCAAAAGTTGGTTGCAGGATTTACCGCACAAGAGCTTTGCATAGCCTGTCATGCAATGAAAACTGGGGTTGTCAATCATCCAATTCTCTCAAGAATCATGCCACGAATTGGCAGCTCACACGGAACTTTGGGAGAAGTTCAGAAGAAGCTTATTGAGGCTCGCAAGGGCGTCAAATCATTCTTATTGGATTCGAATCAGACAGTTGGCCAGCTTTATTCAGCACATCCTATACTCAATCTCATACCCCAAGATTATTTCGTTGCCTGGAATCCTCGGGAATGGGCCCAAGGATGGAATGATGATGACAGAAAACTGATTGGCACAGCAACTGCGTTAATCGGCTGGTTTCTTATCAGCAAGGAGCTTCGACTATCAATCTTGCCTACCGTTTTTAGTTCACTTCCCCAGTCCCGCTTTCTCCTTCATATGATACGAAGGCTTCATTCTCTTGGAGAGAGAATACCATGGTGGGATGGAGCTCCCGGGTTTATTGAGGACTCACCCAACATTACTCAAGCATACGCCCCAGGCAACACGCAACCTGAAAATAACCCCTCGCAGGATCGTTTTAGGAGAGGAAAACGCAACCAACCTCCCACTAAGCTAACTACTATCACTGGTTCCTCGGCAGGTGCTTTTGAGTTCGGCAGCTCGCCATCAACAACAGTACATCCGAACATGGCAGGGAAAAAAAG CAACAAGGTTTTAAACAACGATTTAGGAATGTCACCTGTTAGCCCTCAGGCGGCGTTTCTTACATCAGATTGTGAAGAGAACCGGACACTCCAGAAAGAGGATAACGGAAATAGTATGGGACAATATAACAAACATGGCAAG AACTGTCTCACTTCGGCAGCATTTTCGGACTCTATTAACCCAGGCCATGTGCTTGTTGGGCGTCCCACTCTCCTGGAAGGCGGGATCGACAGTGCGTTTGCATGCCAAGACCATAGCATTCCTACAAGTCTTGCTGCTGTAAACAGTGCTACCCGTAAACTGGATAGTATGGAGGAGGTGATTGAAATGCTGATGAAGGAAAGGCAGAATCTCAGAAGGTCGTTATCAATTGTCTGCCACACAGCTTCCAAGGGTTTGGAGCGGTTTCCTTACGCACCAGAATATGCGGTTTCGGCTCTACCTTACTTGATCCAAATGTGCAAG GATGCATTTATTAGTCGCATTGCAGTGATCCTAGCAGAACACTGGGGAGAAGCAGATCCTGTTCCAGGTGCCGGTATGCTGGATGCACTGGCAATCGCTGCCACAGATGGGTTGTATGATAGCGATCTGTTCACCATTGATTCCCAAGGTAAAATCCAGCTTAATCTGAAGCGTACATACCCAATGGGTATTCAGTCCGAGT TGGAACAATCGCAATACGCAGTAAACTTCAAGAATCCTGTAGGTGGTGGGGATCCAATAG ATCTGAACTCAGCTTGGGAGCGCATGTCCCAGTTTATCCCCACCCAAGGCTacggaagaaccatttcggAAGCCAGCAGCCGAGGAGTTGAAGGACTATTTGCCACCGTTGCAAACGAATCACTTGCAAATAAGCCACAGTTTCGAACGTTTGCATCGCCAGCCATTGACGCCGAAGATACACCAAGATTTGACGACAATATGCCAAACTTACATGGATTGCGTGATCGTATTCGTGAACTGCTCTCCAAGTCGAAAGAGTCACTTGCGGAACATCTTTCGTTTGACGTCGTCACGCCACACTTGCACACCATGGTCCACAATTACCATCCTTCAATATCAACTGGGGTGTACAATGGATATGTGACACCCAATACCCCGCCCATAGTCCAATCCGCAGCAGAAGCATTCCAGCTCGAGGCAAATTCCCGTTGGGCTGATATTGTTCAAAGTCGTCTTGAGGTATATCCACCTCCTTCCACTCATCAGCTGTCCAACCGCCCTCCCGCATCCATAGCCATGGATAACTTTGAGCTAGGGTGCTCAGTTTCTACTCCACAACGGAATAGCAAACGTGCAATAAAGACTCAAGTGGGGCCATTTTCACCGCTACCAAGTGCTCGGAGCTTTTCTCCCCCGTTTTCCATGTCCCAAAGCTCAGTTATGTTATCGCCCGAGCTAAGCCACATTCAGCAACTGGGCTCTCCTACCACGTCAGATGCCCTAATCCCGGAGTCTCTCAACCATTTGGCACCGTATACATTAAGCTCGCCCACCTTGCCATATTCCCAAGTCAAACGGATGATAGGAGAACGAAGTCTAACACCTCCAACCCCAAACACAACCCCGCCCCAACCCCAAAATCAACGTAAACGTGTGCGAAGAGGTTCCACAACTATCTCACAAGGTATGAGCCGCAAATATGTCCGGGTTGGGAGTGCCGAAAGCAGTTTGGAATCATAA